A stretch of Candidatus Reconcilbacillus cellulovorans DNA encodes these proteins:
- a CDS encoding co-chaperone GroES — MIKPLGDRVVVEPIAKEQTTASGIVLPDTAKEKPQEGKVLAVGSGHLKDGNRIPLEVKEGDRVLFSKYAGTEIKVDGKELLIMRESDILAILE; from the coding sequence ATGATCAAACCGTTGGGCGACCGCGTGGTCGTGGAACCCATCGCGAAGGAGCAGACGACGGCAAGCGGCATCGTCTTGCCGGACACGGCGAAGGAAAAGCCGCAGGAAGGCAAGGTTCTCGCCGTCGGCAGCGGCCATCTGAAGGACGGCAATCGCATTCCGCTCGAAGTGAAGGAAGGCGACCGCGTCCTGTTCTCCAAATACGCCGGCACCGAAATCAAGGTGGACGGCAAGGAACTGCTGATCATGCGCGAAAGCGACATTCTGGCGATCCTTGAATGA